The genomic stretch ACATAGATTTTATTCACtaaaatttagataatattattaagaacaacataataaaatttaaaaaaaaattcaatagtaataaattatatatcttctcatatattacaaaaagaaagcgaatactaaatattgtttaatataataaagaaaaataaaacaaaaaagttattcactGACTATATAAGTACGTTTGATTTAATAGAGATTTCATTATTGGatatatcgtattgacaaacaggATGACAATTGAATTTTATTAAAGCAATACGATCTAATAGGATCAAACAAGCCtgatataatttaatttaattaatatttttttaatattgaccgcgcatcgcgcgggtacgacTACTAGTAAACATTAATTACGTATCATAACATAAAGAACAAGTTATCATTGACACCCCGAAAATATAATAAAGAACAAAACGTCTTAATCATATCCTTTAAAAGATTACACCCCGTTAACGAGGATTACTTGAATAATTGACAACAAATTATCATTATCACCTGAAAGAGGATTTGGTAATTTCTTAACACCTAAAGCTTGGTTACACTTAGAAACAGCAAGCCTAGCATCTGCTCCTTGTTCTCCTATAGTTCCTCCAGATTGAAAAGCTGCTTTTATGCTTGAAATATCCAAACTGAGCAGATTATAATCTTGTAAACAAGAACTTATAGCAGCCTTTACATTTGGATCTTTTGCACTTTGGGAGAGTGATATAGCTTTATTAGTTACTGCTCTTACGGTCTTGGACCCCAAATCAATTGTTATTCCCTCAAGATCATGATCAGTTTTTGCTGTTTTAGAACGAGGATCGGATCCAAGAAACTTTAAGCAAAAGTTTTCTACGAATACTGCTCTATGACAAAAGTTTGACACTAACGGGGTTTGGCTTGTGGCAAGTTTTGCAAGTGTAGTAACACATAAAAAGATGAGAAAAATCAGTTTGGCCATTTTCTTTTGATGTGAAACTGAAGGAAAAAATGGAGTTATATGATGTAATATAATGAACCTTTCATGTCTTTTTATTGTGAAATTTATGAAGAAATTTAAGATTGTGAAGATCTGTCATATTGTGAAAAATCTTCATTAAGATGCATTTTTGGCAAGTAATAAAGAAttgaaaaacaaagaagaagtCTAAGAAAGCTTTTGATATTGTATTTGTGTCTCTGTTATATTACACTGTGTATATGTCTATatttatacaaaagaataaaaagacaaagaacTCTTAACAGACTCTGTACCATAGGACAACTGTACAATGAGACAAAATTAATATAAACTTTATTATCCTAAATGTGATTCTAGAATATTCTAAagagaaactttcagaaaccaCTATATTTTAGTGTTTATTAGCTACTTGTAGCTacgatttactatattacttcctatagctatatttttagattttttagagtgtattcatgaatacagtagcatttctaggcgtgaaataggggattacagctagacagatttttgtattcgagtgtattcgactgtattcatggcgtgaaccATGGGATTATAGCttgacagattattgtattcgactgtattcacgacgtgAAATAGGGAATTACattgtttttaaacggaaagtgaatcaatcaacataatagactcctaatataactcaacaaactcaattataacacacaaaatttatatttccagttataaaaaagattctcaaccgaaaaacaccccataaacatagcaatcttcagagaaattatataatacatctgaatacataaattatattaattaaaaaaaatatatgaatacattcatgaaaTATAGCGAGACACTgcatacaatgaaatacatagaatacaacggcaTACATTGagatacaatgaaaaaaagataatgaatacaatgaaatgcagcgagatacattgaaatttattgaaatatattaacagaaaattcaagttgctcagcctcaacttcgtcgtctttgttcaagagcAACCCTAATGTCGTCTCGTTGAAGCAGCATCAGTATCCAGTCCTCGCTTGCCGTCACTGTTGCCTCCGGTTGCCGACGATCCAACGCCGTCTTTAATTCCAAATGTTGATGCATCGGAGATCATATGTGATCGAGGTTTCCATGGATTCCAGAAGTAGTAGGAAATCAATCACGAGTAGTACCATTCAGAATCTGCAGGGGCCTTCACCACCGACGACAAAGGCTTCGATAGAGGCATTGCCAATTGTTGAAATTGTACAAGAAGAATAAAAGAGGATATGAGATCGggaaatagagagagagagagggagaataGATATGGGGCAGGGGATAGGAGAAATTTGAGGGgatatgagagagaaaaatagtacaaagcttattttatggcttaagggtaggaggtgaccataaatagatatttggctataaaaaattaaaaggtagctatggaatataatttttttaaaagatatttatttaaaataaataaggtatcaacctttacTATAGGTGGTAACTAATCCTATTTTAAATTGCTCTTATCTTCATATCTCTTCCTTGTCCAGATATACACATCATTGTAGGCCCAAAATGTATTGTTGTTGAAAGCTTGGACCAATAACATTAGAGATATTAAGCAGGTTCATGTCTCTTCCTTGTTTAGATATACACATCATTGTAGGCCCAAAATGTATTGTTGTTGAAGCCAAAATAGcatggtatagccagttttcggactgatcattcaaaaatagctagcgtttacgacgtcaatgaaaaatagccattattttgctgcaacagagataggtccagcataatatactggagttcggtgcacctgtgtatgaactccagcatattatgctggactgatatactttgctgactctagtataatatactggagactggagcaccggtgctccaaactccagtatattatactggacaattatattTGCTGAAActtcaatatattatgctggagttctagtgtacttatgctggaactccatcatattatactggagttccagcatatttatcctggaactccagtataatatgctggagttcaagcatacttatgttggaactccagtataatatactggcatatttttcgggttttgaacagtgttttcgctcagatttatctttacatgaaaaatggctaaatttcgattacttttaaaactgggctatttttgaacgactagttgtaaatctggctagttttgaatttctcccgttgTTGAAAGCTTGGCCCAATAACATAAGAGATATTaaggagtccggaaccaaaatgtggttcttttggacaagTAGCACCTTAATAGgtgtaaaaaaaaaagatgacatttttatatataacgcCCAAATACTGGCCGTTATATATTAACGTTAACTGTGCCGTTAATGTATCGCGcccagtatttgggcgctatatataaaaagatGACAGTAACAagtatagcgcccaaatactggaCGCTATACATAAAACTTTATGTATAGCGTCCAGTATTTGGGCATTATACACCTttttcctggccccaccaataattcctaacttcaataattcaaaagcgtatagtgccCAGTTTTTGGGtgctatatataaaaaaagaaaatttcccggctagccattttctatataaagaggttaagattgtatagaaattcattcaaaaggTGTATAGCGTAGAAATTTCCTGGCTAGCCATTTCCAtactcttgttgaaacgtttattgttgttaaattctccagcattttttcattatgtttgaagagcgtagaataagagtttcattatattgagGGGGGGAGgagtgaggttgtgatggagaataactctgtaggctacagtttacctgctcagtgtcatgttaaattatcacttacaatggagtacgataaattgatatcgttgttatgtaaaaaaatgagtgtgaggaaacgttcagtgatacttaaagtaaccggaagatatccgtattccgtcactccgcaaggggttgctttttactcggagtttaacatcgacgatgatgaaactttgagtgattttctgaggactctGGATGAATGCCTGAAATTTCTtataatcacaatgttggagatgtaagtaaaggtcgaagacgttccaaaaaatgaggttgtgcgtagtagagataacccccagtcatcgggtggttattctggagcagtttttgccggacaggttccggatgaaagagttttc from Nicotiana sylvestris chromosome 12, ASM39365v2, whole genome shotgun sequence encodes the following:
- the LOC104239753 gene encoding cell wall / vacuolar inhibitor of fructosidase 2-like; this encodes MAKLIFLIFLCVTTLAKLATSQTPLVSNFCHRAVFVENFCLKFLGSDPRSKTAKTDHDLEGITIDLGSKTVRAVTNKAISLSQSAKDPNVKAAISSCLQDYNLLSLDISSIKAAFQSGGTIGEQGADARLAVSKCNQALGVKKLPNPLSGDNDNLLSIIQVILVNGV